The following proteins are co-located in the Oenanthe melanoleuca isolate GR-GAL-2019-014 chromosome 4, OMel1.0, whole genome shotgun sequence genome:
- the NDNF gene encoding protein NDNF, whose product MLTANTRMLLLRCPLPLLLLLLLPIPSRPQKLPTRDEELFQMQIRDKAFFHDSSVIPDGAEISSYLFRDTPKRYFFVVEEDNTPLAVTVTPCDAPLEWKLSVQELPEEASGEGSGEPEPLEQQKQQITSEEGTELFSYKGNDVEYFVSSSSPSGLYQLDLLSTEKDTHFKVYATTTPESDQPYPELPYDPRIDVTSLGRTTVTLAWKPSPTASLLRQPIQYCIVINKEHNFKSLCAVEAKLSSDDAFMMAPKPGLDFSPFDFAHFGFPADNNSGKDRGFLKSSKFGRQTPPKPRVDLHRVCIGNKNIFTVSDLKPDTQYYFDMFAVNTNTNMSTAYVGTFARTKEEAKQKTVELKDGKVTDVFIKRKGTKFLRFAPVSSHQKVTFSVHSCLDAVQIQVRRDGKLLLSQSVEGVRQFHLRGKAKAKYLIRMKGSKKGASMLKILATTRPNKQLFPSLPEDTRIKAFDKLRTCSSVTVAWLGTQERNKFCIYKREVDDSYNEEQKKREQNQCLGPDTRKKSEKVLCKYFHSQNIQKAVTTETIRGLQPGKSYLLDVYVIGHGGHSVKYQSKLVKTRKFC is encoded by the exons GATGCTCCTGCTGCGCTGCCCGCTGccgctcctgctgctgctgctgctgccaatcCCCTCCAGGCCCCAGAAGCTTCCCACCAGGGATGAGGAGCTCTTCCAGATGCAGATCCGGGACAAGGCGTTTTTCCACGACTCATCAGTCATCCCTGATGGAGCTGAAATCAGCAGCTACCTCTTCCGAGACACCCCCAAAAG GTATTTCTTCGTGGTTGAAGAGGACAATACTCCCTTAGCAGTGACGGTGACACCGTGTGATGCCCCTCTGGAGTGGAAACTGAGTGTGCAGGAGCTCCCAGAGGAAGCCAGTGGGGAAGGATCAG GTGAACCAGAGCCCCTTGAGcaacagaagcagcagattACCAGCGAGGAAGGCACGGAGCTCTTCTCCTACAAAGGCAATGACGTGGAGTACTTCGTGTCCTCTAGTTCCCCATCTGGGCTGTACCAGCTGGATCTGCTGTCGACAGAGAAGGACACCCACTTTAAAGTGTATGCAACCACGACCCCAGAGTCAGACCAGCCTTATCCTGAGTTACCTTATGATCCCAGAATCGACGTCACCTCTCTGGGACGTACAACGGTGACGCTGGCATGGAAGCCGAGCCCCACGGCCTCCTTGCTGAGACAGCCCATCCAGTACTGCATAGTCATCAACAAAGAGCACAACTTCAAAAGCCTCTGTGCTGTGGAAGCCAAGCTCAGCTCTGACGACGCCTTCATGATGGCTCCAAAGCCAGGTCTGGATTTCAGTCCCTTTGACTTTGCCCATTTTGGCTTCCCTGCAGACAACAACTCAGGCAAAGATCGTGGTTTCCTAAAATCCTCCAAGTTTGGGCGGCAAACACCCCCAAAGCCGAGAGTTGACCTGCACAGAGTTTGTATTGGGAACAAGAACATCTTCACTGTGTCTGACCTGAAGCCAGACACGCAGTACTACTTTGACATGTTTGCAGTGAACACCAACACCAACATGAGCACCGCCTACGTCGGCACCTTTGCCAGGACCAAGGAGGAGGCGAAGCAGAAAACAGTCGAGCTGAAGGATGGCAAAGTTACAGATGTGTTCATCAAAAGAAAGGGAACCAAATTTCTACGTTTTGCCCCTGTTTCATCTCACCAAAAAGTCACCTTTTCCGTTCATTCCTGCCTGGATGCAGTTCAGATCCAAGTTAGGAGGGATGGAAAGCTTCTCTTGTCTCAAAGCGTGGAGGGCGTGCGGCAGTTCCACCTCCGGGGGAAAGCCAAAGCTAAATACCTGATTAGGATGAAGGGCAGCAAGAAAGGCGCTTCCATGCTGAAGATCCTGGCTACAACGAGGCCCAACAAGCAGTTGTTCCCGTCCCTTCCCGAGGATACGCGGATCAAAGCCTTTGACAAGCTCCGCACGTGTTCCTCCGTCACAGTGGCGTGGCTGGGCACGCAGGAGAGGAACAAATTCTGCATCTACAAGAGGGAAGTGGATGACAGTTACAatgaagagcagaagaaaagagagcagaACCAGTGCTTGGGTCCAGACACGAGGAAGAAGTCGGAAAAGGTTCTCTGTAAATACTTCCACAGCCAGAACATCCAGAAGGCAGTGACCACAGAGACAATCAGAGGCCTGCAGCCGGGCAAGTCCTACCTGCTGGATGTTTATGTGATAGGGCACGGCGGGCACTCGGTGAAATACCAGAGCAAACTGGTGAAAACAAGGAAGTTCTGTTAG